Proteins from one Anopheles nili chromosome 2, idAnoNiliSN_F5_01, whole genome shotgun sequence genomic window:
- the LOC128721736 gene encoding tRNA-uridine aminocarboxypropyltransferase 2 has translation MGEMVLLESSAWEDLANIPADPPKMRPMCSNCCRPAAVCWCSALPPVPLDPSGRIVLLQHPAEEKRSLRTAPMLSVGLTPGKCLIYKGKKFPRHDQELESILADKRSLLLYPSAESVPIEQIDPSEGPYNLILIDGTWPQAKAIYSSSSVLHGMRQVKLVSSGTSSYIIRTQPTEGCLSTLETAIEALSILERDERYREQLLQPLHVLCQFQLANGAVTHQSKEFLIRHNQYPKLIGRRLNRLLRRAEYLKEDTPDCEAESEDTQGT, from the exons ATGGGCGAAATGGTGCTTTTAGAGTCCTCCGCTTGGGAAGACTTAGCCAACATTCCCGCTGATCCACCCAAGATGAGGCCTATGTGTTCCAATTGCTG TCGACCCGCGGCGGTTTGCTGGTGCTCAGCTCTACCACCGGTGCCACTTGATCCTAGTGGTCGCATTGTCCTTCTGCAGCACCCTGCGGAAGAAAAGCGCTCTCTGCGTACGGCGCCAATGCTGTCGGTGGGACTCACTCCCGGAAAATGTCTCATTTATAAGGGCAAAAAGTTTCCACGTCACGATCAGGAGCTGGAATCCATCCTCGCCGACAAGCGATCGCTGCTTCTCTATCCTAGCGCAGAATCCGTTCCAATCGAGCAAATCGACCCTAGCGAGGGCCCATACAACTTGATTTTAATCGATGGTACGTGGCCTCAGGCGAAAGCCATCTACAGTAGCTCCAGCGTTTTGCACGGCATGCGGCAAGTGAAGCTTGTATCGTCCGGTACAAGCAGCTACATTATCCGGACGCAGCCAACCGAGGGATGCCTTAGCACTCTGGAAACAGCCATCGAAGCCCTCAGCATCCTCGAACGGGACGAACGGTACCGAGAGCAACTGCTACAGCCGCTCCACGTGTTGTGCCAATTCCAACTAGCAAACGGGGCCGTCACGCATCAATCGAAAGAGTTTCTCATTCGCCACAACCAGTACCCCAAGCTCATCGGGCGGAGATTGAATCGGTTGCTGCGGCGAGCCGAATATTTAAAAGAGGACACGCCTGACTGCGAAGCTGAATCCGAGGATACACAAGGAACGTAG
- the LOC128730973 gene encoding zinc finger protein rotund, with protein sequence MTPSKLRIKDDLYQRCLAHPSVPTDEVSFKSAKHRNPGPLQGYGDECGSRELGRTTRASPVQIAGAVGEDDDDDVGNERDGRMPAKAAFIFPAQFYKSLFAASASLLKKQHQHQPDQTSEDETSADEKAQDLSSPTACSPVGHFPRGLPHHSTSSHEENHDQDVDASEASDMLEKPSNAFPWLSEVTNNNDYTKGNNNHHATPPHLHHPHHHHHHHHPHHSHHHHPHLAHSGASIGGSSQASNGGTGGAPGGGGAGGGGGGALGAGSCRHGHPEDTKCRSLGCTGPAASPSAAPSGLAPEGTTPDSSSAAVAAAATIPNFNQMPVPGAVQGQNPTQGLVHWMSAVMAEHMTSNPHHDPAAVGMHYMWNGPVEQCAQHTKDMDTYGGWPAPRNPMSMKQGYEAKMNPVDHHHHHHHHHHNNLQKGHMIDDGRLLDHHPMQPGAAQMSQLYGARGSSSSSSPGGGGLGHGATNPATALLVVPQPINATKIGATGLPNGTGRKYQCKMCPQIFTSKADLQLHTQIHMREAKPYKCSQCNKAFANSSYLSQHTRIHLGIKPYRCEICQRKFTQLSHLQQHIRTHTGDKPYKCRHSGCLKAFSQLSNLQSHSRCHQTDKPFKCNSCYKCFTDEPALLEHIPKHKESKHLKTHICQYCGKSYTQETYLSKHMQKHAERTDKRPPIGTRSSSSTVNLSASTPGSSSSGSGSASNSGAPSTLGQTTMATSESAYWPKVSPDSAAATINDVINQQNNHHEFSLTPNGSATNGSSTGSNGQASANNPAQQPSQVGTSQDLPGAHHQQRDDTVEDLVGSTRGGPPDSTATNGTTSNGGGTAVTGNQTSTQQQPPPQHNGTGPMSGNLAIPPVSTPMSASYDTNSIAKAAANSAFTPINAMPSHLNSLQHHHHHHQLAAQRPSYLYDAISFQNQKAAIAQSPSNAFPNQLISLHQIRNYAHQPAGGLMTGEHLLGVTVGPGGKDKG encoded by the exons ATGACACCGTCAAAGTTGCGCATCAAGGACGATCTCTACCAACGGTGTCTGGCCCATCCATCGGTTCCTACCGACGAGGTGTCCTTCAAATCGGCCAAACACCGGAACCCTGGCCCACTCCAGGGATACGGTGATGAATGTGGCTCACGTGAGCTGGGAAGGACCACTAGAGCCTCACCGGTACAAATCGCCGGTGCAGTcggcgaggacgacgatgacgatgtggGAAACGAACGGGACGGTCGGATGCCGGCGAAAGCGGCTTTCATCTTTCCGGCCCAGTTCTACAAGAGCCTGTTCGCTGCGTCGGCTTCTCTGCTGAAgaaacaacaccagcaccagccgGACCAAACGTCGGAGGATGAAACGAGCGCCGACGAAAAGGCGCAGGACCTCTCGAGTCCGACGGCGTGCTCACCGGTGGGGCATTTTCCACGTGGGTTGCCCCATCACTCGACCTCGTCGCACGAGGAAAACCATGACCAAGATGTGGACGCGAGTGAGGCCAGTGACATGCTGGAG AAACCCTCGAACGCGTTCCCGTGGCTGTCGGAGGTGACCAACAACAACGACTACACGAAGGGCAACAACAATCACCACGCTACGCCACCTCATCTgcaccacccccaccatcaccaccatcaccaccatccgcACCattcgcaccaccaccacccgcatCTGGCCCAttcgggcgcctccatcgggggCTCTAGCCAGGCATCAAACGGTGGCACTGGGGGTGCAcccgggggtggtggtgctggtggtggaggtggaggtgcCCTAGGTGCGGGAAGCTGTCGGCACGGCCATCCCGAGGATACCAAGTGCCGGTCGCTAGGGTGCACGGGTCCAGCAGCTTCCCCATCAGCTGCGCCGTCGGGACTCGCGCCGGAAGGAACTACGCCGGATTCGAGTAGCGCCGCGGTGGCCGCGGCGGCAACTATACCCAACTTCAACCAGATGCCTGTTCCGGGGGCGGTGCAGGGTCAGAACCCAACCCAGGGCCTCGTGCACTGGATGAGTGCGGTGATGGCCGAGCACATGACTTCGAATCCGCATCACGATCCGGCCGCCGTCGGGATGCACTACATGTGGAACGGACCGGTGGAG CAATGCGCGCAACACACGAAGGACATGGACACGTACGGTGGCTGGCCGGCCCCCAGGAATCCCATGTCCATGAAGCAAGGATACGAG GCCAAGATGAACCCGGTtgatcaccaccatcatcatcaccatcatcaccacaacAACCTGCAGAAGGGCCACATGATCGACGATGGCCGTCTGCTCGACCACCACCCGATGCAACCGGGCGCGGCTCAAATGAGCCAGCTGTACGGAGCTCGCGGTTCGTCCTCGAGCAGCtcacccggtggtggagggTTAGGACATGGAGCCACCAACCCGGCCACAGCCCTGCTCGTCGTACCGCAGCCCATCAACGCCACCAAGATCGGTGCGACCGGGCTGCCGAACGGAACCGGCCGGAAGTACCAGTGCAAAATGTGTCCTCAG ATCTTCACCTCCAAGGCCGACCTGCAGCTGCACACGCAGATCCACATGCGCGAGGCTAAACCCTACAAATGTTCGCAGTGCAATAAGGCGTTCGCCAACTCGAGCTATCTCTCCCAGCACACACGCATCCACCTCGGCATCAAACCGTACCGTTGCGAGATCTGCCAGCGCAAGTTCACGCAGCTTTCccacctgcagcagcacatCCGGACGCACACCGGCGACAAACCGTACAAGTGCCGGCACTCGGGCTGTCTGAAAGCGTTCTCCCAGCTTTCGAACCTGCAGTCGCACTCACGCTGCCACCAGACGGACAAACCGTTCAAGTGCAACTCGTGCTACAAGTGCTTCACCGACGAACCGGCCCTGCTCGAGCACATCCCGAAGCACAAGGAATCGAAGCACCTGAAGACGCACATCTGCCAGTACTGCGGCAAATCGTACACCCAGGAGACCTATCTGTCGAAGCACATGCAGAAGCACGCCGAACGGACGGACAAACGGCCACCGATTGGGACgcgtagcagcagtagcacgGTTAACCTGAGTGCTTCAACACCGGGCAGCAGTTCGTCTGGCAGTGGTAGCGCTTCGAACAGTGGAGCTCCTTCAACGCTCGGACAAACCACGATGGCGACCAGTGAGAGTGCTTACTGGCCAAAAGTTAGCCCAGACTCGGCCGCAGCCACCATCAACGATGTCATCAACCAGCAGAACAATCATCACGAGTTCAGTCTAACCCCGAATGGAAGTGCGACAAATGGGTCCAGCACTGGCAGCAATGGTCAGGCTTCAGCCAACAACCCGGCTCAGCAACCATCGCAGGTCGGGACGTCGCAGGACCTTCCCGGGGCGCATCATCAACAGCGAGATGACACCGTCGAGGATCTAGTTGGATCTACCCGCGGAGGTCCTCCTGACAGCACGGCCACCAATGGGACCACCTCGAATGGTGGCGGTACTGCGGTCACGGGCAACCAAACGTCCACTCaacaacagccaccaccgCAACACAATGGCACGGGACCGATGAGTGGCAACCTTGCGATCCCCCCGGTTTCGACGCCCATGTCGGCTAGCTACGATACGAACAGTATAGCGAAAGCGGCCGCCAACTCGGCATTCACGCCGATCAACGCGATGCCATCGCATCTGAACAGCCtgcagcatcaccatcatcatcatcagctggCAGCGCAACGGCCATCCTATCTGTACGATGCCATTAGCTTCCAGAATCAGAAGGCCGCCATCGCACAGAGCCCCTCGAATGCGTTCCCGAATCAGCTGATTTCGTTGCATCAGATACGCAACTATGCTCACCAACCGGCTGGTGGGTTGATGACCGGTGAACATCTGCTGGGCGTCACCGTTGGACCCGGTGGGAAGGATAAGGGCTAA